A stretch of Lysinibacillus agricola DNA encodes these proteins:
- a CDS encoding GNAT family N-acetyltransferase has protein sequence MQITINPELSLRTIALEDANAVFALTDASRVYLRKWLPWLDFTKEVADSTAYIEGCIKGHEAKSSLSLVIIFRNEIVGVAGFNAINHSNKIAAIGYWLGEGAQGHGIMTKTVQALLQYAFEELQLNKVEIRAAVGNSKSRAIPERLGFAKEGSIRAAEWLYDHYVDHAAYGMLASEWKQIKEK, from the coding sequence TTGCAAATTACAATTAATCCGGAATTATCTTTACGTACTATAGCATTAGAAGATGCTAATGCTGTCTTTGCCTTAACAGATGCATCACGAGTATATTTACGTAAATGGTTGCCATGGTTAGATTTCACAAAAGAAGTAGCCGATTCAACAGCATATATAGAAGGTTGTATTAAAGGACATGAAGCTAAAAGCAGCCTCTCTCTTGTTATCATTTTTCGAAATGAAATTGTTGGCGTTGCTGGCTTTAATGCGATAAATCATAGCAATAAAATCGCTGCTATTGGCTATTGGCTCGGTGAGGGAGCTCAAGGACATGGTATTATGACGAAGACAGTGCAAGCATTATTACAATATGCTTTTGAGGAATTGCAGCTCAATAAAGTGGAAATTCGTGCTGCTGTGGGTAACTCAAAAAGCCGTGCCATCCCTGAGCGACTAGGCTTTGCAAAAGAAGGATCCATTCGTGCGGCAGAATGGCTTTACGATCATTATGTTGACCATGCTGCTTACGGTATGCTCGCTAGTGAGTGGAAACAAATTAAGGAAAAATAA
- a CDS encoding methyl-accepting chemotaxis protein gives MQIIEALALSVPYIHLALKEEAIVAVIEKESETVVKYLAGKRVDSGYRDGQKVNANDQNVFIAFKGQNADVVIPKDVYGVAINAFSFPIREDGKVVGALAFGLPIDNELKLEDYMSTMDNIVNNLQDKVHTIASHSEELAATSEEINKQAQHALEDSEKTNEVTDLIKSISRQTNLLGLNASIEAARAGQHGAGFNIVAQEVRKLSFETSSATENIEASLRNINRNLDNLKQNMGQINDATNEQAQLVQDFSEIIEELTVLSREMKGFMHDALK, from the coding sequence ATGCAAATTATTGAAGCTTTAGCCCTTTCAGTACCTTATATCCACCTTGCATTAAAAGAAGAGGCAATTGTAGCTGTCATTGAGAAGGAAAGTGAAACAGTTGTAAAATATTTAGCTGGTAAACGTGTAGATTCAGGCTATCGAGATGGACAAAAAGTAAATGCTAATGACCAAAATGTTTTCATTGCCTTTAAAGGACAAAATGCTGATGTCGTTATACCAAAGGATGTATACGGAGTTGCCATCAATGCTTTTTCATTTCCAATTCGTGAAGATGGTAAAGTCGTAGGCGCCCTGGCATTTGGATTGCCAATCGACAATGAGCTTAAACTTGAGGATTATATGAGTACAATGGATAACATTGTAAACAACCTACAGGACAAAGTACATACTATTGCCTCACATTCAGAGGAATTAGCAGCAACAAGTGAGGAAATTAACAAACAAGCACAGCACGCCCTTGAAGATTCAGAGAAAACAAATGAAGTTACAGATTTAATAAAAAGCATCTCTCGCCAAACAAATTTACTTGGCTTAAATGCATCTATTGAGGCGGCTCGTGCAGGTCAGCATGGTGCTGGCTTTAACATTGTGGCACAGGAAGTTAGAAAGCTCTCCTTCGAAACTTCAAGCGCCACTGAAAACATTGAAGCATCCCTACGAAATATAAATAGAAATCTTGATAATCTAAAGCAAAATATGGGTCAAATCAATGACGCAACGAATGAACAGGCTCAGCTCGTTCAAGACTTCAGTGAAATTATTGAGGAGTTAACAGTTCTTAGCCGTGAAATGAAAGGCTTTATGCATGATGCCTTAAAATAA
- a CDS encoding MerR family transcriptional regulator: MYSIGQFAKKTGLTVRALRFYSEKGLLEPCFISDSGHRYYDDDSIETIQKIVTLKYLDYSLEEIEDLLRNGEQQLIDSFKFQKLQLEKKRNQIDRVIASLDQAIEIGKQSEVIDTSIFLTVIFNLLKEDEQRDYWRSILPDELVERLFDFSGMNIIELNQKYIDLANQLKQAYIQPTQDEYLKSLIEQLFSLIPQDIVEELVEVLKEYEDIQLNEWLFPTPFTKEEEEWLISQADRLGVYGGLDDE, encoded by the coding sequence ATGTATTCAATTGGTCAATTTGCGAAAAAGACGGGGCTAACGGTACGAGCGTTACGATTTTATAGTGAAAAGGGTTTGCTAGAACCATGTTTTATTTCAGATTCGGGACATCGTTATTACGATGACGATAGCATTGAAACAATTCAAAAAATAGTAACATTAAAATATTTAGATTACTCATTGGAGGAGATTGAAGATCTTTTACGGAATGGAGAACAGCAGCTAATAGATTCATTTAAGTTTCAAAAACTACAACTAGAGAAGAAGCGAAACCAAATTGATCGTGTTATTGCGAGCTTGGATCAGGCGATTGAAATAGGAAAACAAAGTGAAGTAATTGATACATCAATTTTTTTAACGGTGATTTTTAACTTACTAAAAGAAGATGAACAAAGGGACTATTGGCGAAGTATATTACCTGATGAGTTGGTAGAGCGCCTATTTGATTTTTCAGGAATGAATATTATTGAATTAAATCAAAAATACATAGATTTAGCAAATCAGTTGAAGCAGGCATACATTCAACCGACTCAAGACGAATATTTGAAATCGTTAATCGAGCAGTTATTCTCACTAATTCCACAAGATATAGTAGAAGAGTTAGTAGAAGTATTAAAGGAATATGAGGATATTCAACTAAATGAATGGTTATTTCCTACACCCTTTACAAAGGAAGAGGAAGAGTGGTTGATTTCGCAGGCTGACAGACTTGGGGTGTATGGAGGTTTGGATGATGAATAA
- a CDS encoding flotillin family protein codes for MSMEILIVIGIVAFILIALVALYVTKYRTAGPDEALIVTGSYLGSKNVHKDESGNRIKIIRGGGTFVFPIFQQAQPLSLLSSKLDVTTPEVYTEQGVPVMADGTAIIKIGGSISEIATAAEQFLGKQKEERENEAREVLEGHLRSILGSMTVEEIYKNRDKFSQEVQRVASQDLAKMGLTIVSFTIKDVRDKNGYLESLGKPRIAQVKRDADIATADADKETRIKRAEASKEAQKAELERATEIAEAEKDNQLKVAEFRREQDIAKARADQAYELETARAKQEVTEQEMQIRIIERQKQIELEEKEILRREKQYDSEVKKKADADRYAVEQNAAAEKMRELAQADAEKYRIESLAKAEAEKIRLDGLAKADAERAQGETEADIIRLRGLAEAEAKRKIAEAFEYYGQAAVLDMIVRMMPEYAKELASPLGNIDKITVVDTGGGEGSGGANKVTAYATNLMSTLQESLKETSGIDVKELIESYAGKHTLRPELEQIAVGLGKQAPATAHETQDEIKETVEQK; via the coding sequence ATGTCAATGGAGATTTTAATTGTTATAGGGATTGTAGCTTTTATTTTAATCGCACTAGTTGCACTGTATGTGACAAAGTACCGTACAGCGGGTCCTGATGAAGCACTGATTGTGACAGGTAGCTATCTTGGCTCAAAAAATGTACATAAAGATGAGTCAGGAAATCGTATTAAAATTATTCGTGGTGGCGGTACATTTGTCTTCCCAATTTTCCAGCAAGCACAGCCATTAAGCTTATTGTCTAGTAAGCTTGATGTGACAACACCTGAAGTGTATACAGAGCAAGGTGTACCGGTTATGGCTGATGGAACTGCTATCATTAAAATTGGTGGTTCCATTTCTGAAATTGCGACGGCAGCAGAGCAGTTTTTAGGGAAGCAAAAGGAGGAGCGTGAAAATGAGGCACGTGAAGTGTTAGAAGGTCACTTACGCTCTATCCTAGGTTCAATGACGGTTGAGGAAATTTATAAAAACCGTGATAAATTCTCTCAGGAAGTACAGCGTGTTGCATCTCAGGATCTGGCGAAGATGGGTCTGACAATCGTTTCCTTTACGATTAAAGATGTGCGCGATAAAAATGGTTACTTAGAATCGCTTGGTAAACCACGTATTGCACAGGTTAAACGTGATGCAGATATCGCTACTGCAGATGCTGATAAAGAAACACGTATTAAGCGAGCTGAAGCATCGAAAGAAGCGCAAAAGGCTGAGCTTGAACGTGCAACAGAAATTGCGGAAGCAGAAAAAGATAATCAGTTAAAAGTGGCTGAATTCCGCCGTGAGCAGGATATCGCAAAAGCTCGTGCAGACCAAGCGTATGAGCTAGAAACTGCTCGTGCAAAGCAGGAAGTAACAGAACAGGAAATGCAAATTCGCATTATTGAACGTCAAAAGCAAATTGAACTAGAAGAAAAAGAGATTTTACGTCGTGAGAAGCAATACGATTCAGAAGTGAAGAAAAAGGCTGATGCTGATCGATACGCTGTTGAGCAAAATGCAGCTGCAGAAAAAATGCGTGAGCTTGCACAGGCAGATGCGGAGAAATACCGTATTGAATCACTAGCAAAAGCGGAAGCTGAGAAAATTCGCTTGGATGGTCTTGCAAAAGCAGATGCAGAAAGAGCGCAAGGGGAGACAGAAGCAGATATTATTCGTCTACGTGGTCTTGCGGAAGCCGAGGCAAAACGTAAAATTGCGGAAGCCTTCGAATACTATGGTCAAGCAGCTGTCCTTGATATGATTGTACGTATGATGCCAGAATATGCGAAAGAGCTTGCGAGTCCACTTGGCAATATCGATAAGATTACTGTTGTGGATACTGGTGGTGGAGAAGGAAGCGGTGGTGCCAATAAAGTGACTGCTTATGCAACCAATTTAATGTCAACATTACAAGAATCGTTGAAGGAAACTTCAGGGATTGACGTAAAGGAACTCATTGAAAGCTATGCAGGCAAGCATACATTACGTCCTGAGCTTGAGCAAATAGCAGTAGGCTTAGGAAAGCAAGCACCAGCTACAGCTCATGAAACGCAGGACGAGATAAAAGAAACAGTTGAACAAAAATAA
- the abc-f gene encoding ribosomal protection-like ABC-F family protein, with product MQIKAEQIQKNIGGNVLFEGLQLEVNTGEHVAIVGVNGSGKTTLLQLLAGLDTPDKGRIIKSKEATIGYLHQIPHYPMLSVKEVLEEAFAEIYALKSKMTKLEQEMQVEVTDKVLQQYGHVQEQFMLLGGYEIDAQLAMIANGLGITPLLEQPFRSLSGGEKTKVMLGQILLSNPSILLLDEPTNHLDMQAIEWLENYVRNFAGIVIVVSHDRHFMNQMAQKIIEIEDGEAFTYIGNYDAFVEQKEAKLEQQFAHYEEQQKKIKKMQETIKRLKQWANEANPPNAGLHRRAKSMEKALARIERVKKPSTKKKMNLALTMAERSGKEVVQMKGISHAFEKPLFKESDLAVYFGERLAIVGGNGSGKSTLLKMMLGEVEPTEGVCHVGSSVKIGYLSQQFEHKNPAIRLIDAFRESVSVSEAEARHILAQFLFYGYDVFKKVKDLSGGEKMRLRLAQLMHEDINLLMLDEPTNHLDIEAREVLEDTLESFEGTIIGVSHDRYFLQKIFTKVAWIEYETIQVFEGDYEWARQKRLEVAKEPVIKEIPEKSFAAKKELPIEEQIERLEMKLKEPTLAKEQRQKLEQQLEDLFDEWIAGGTEHA from the coding sequence ATGCAAATTAAAGCTGAACAAATACAAAAAAATATTGGTGGAAATGTTTTATTTGAAGGACTTCAATTAGAAGTAAATACGGGGGAGCATGTTGCCATTGTTGGCGTGAATGGTAGCGGGAAAACGACTTTATTACAGTTATTAGCTGGTTTAGATACACCAGATAAGGGACGTATTATAAAAAGTAAGGAAGCGACAATTGGCTATCTTCATCAAATTCCGCACTATCCTATGTTGTCAGTAAAGGAAGTGCTGGAGGAAGCATTTGCGGAGATCTATGCATTAAAGTCAAAGATGACAAAGCTTGAACAGGAAATGCAGGTAGAAGTTACAGATAAGGTACTTCAGCAATATGGTCATGTGCAGGAACAATTTATGTTGCTGGGTGGCTATGAAATTGATGCGCAATTAGCGATGATTGCCAATGGTCTAGGTATTACGCCATTGCTTGAGCAGCCTTTTAGAAGCTTAAGTGGTGGAGAGAAAACAAAGGTTATGCTTGGGCAAATCCTTTTAAGTAATCCCTCGATTTTGCTATTAGATGAACCGACGAATCATTTAGATATGCAGGCCATTGAATGGCTAGAAAATTATGTACGAAACTTTGCAGGAATTGTTATTGTAGTATCACATGATCGTCATTTTATGAATCAAATGGCTCAAAAAATAATTGAAATTGAAGATGGAGAGGCATTTACGTATATTGGCAATTACGATGCATTTGTTGAACAAAAGGAAGCAAAGCTTGAACAGCAATTTGCTCATTACGAAGAACAGCAAAAGAAAATTAAAAAAATGCAGGAAACAATAAAGCGCTTAAAGCAATGGGCAAATGAAGCGAATCCGCCTAATGCTGGCTTGCATCGTCGTGCTAAAAGTATGGAGAAAGCATTAGCCCGTATAGAGCGTGTAAAGAAGCCTTCAACGAAAAAGAAAATGAATTTAGCGTTAACGATGGCTGAGCGTAGTGGTAAAGAGGTTGTACAAATGAAGGGCATTAGCCATGCATTTGAGAAACCATTATTTAAGGAAAGTGATTTAGCGGTTTACTTTGGAGAACGACTGGCGATCGTTGGTGGCAATGGCAGTGGAAAATCAACATTATTAAAAATGATGTTAGGTGAAGTTGAACCAACTGAAGGAGTTTGTCATGTCGGTAGCAGTGTTAAAATTGGCTACCTATCGCAGCAATTTGAGCATAAAAATCCTGCCATTCGTTTAATAGATGCCTTCCGTGAGAGCGTCTCTGTGTCAGAGGCTGAGGCACGTCATATTCTTGCTCAATTTTTATTTTATGGCTATGACGTCTTTAAAAAAGTGAAGGATTTAAGTGGCGGTGAAAAAATGCGCTTACGGTTAGCACAGTTAATGCATGAGGATATTAATTTATTGATGCTGGATGAGCCGACCAACCATTTAGACATTGAAGCGAGAGAAGTATTGGAGGATACACTGGAATCCTTTGAAGGGACGATTATTGGTGTCTCGCATGACCGTTACTTCTTACAAAAGATTTTTACAAAGGTTGCCTGGATTGAATATGAAACGATTCAAGTATTTGAAGGTGATTATGAATGGGCAAGACAAAAACGCTTAGAAGTAGCTAAAGAACCAGTAATAAAAGAAATACCTGAAAAGTCTTTTGCTGCTAAAAAAGAGTTACCAATTGAAGAACAAATTGAAAGGCTCGAAATGAAATTAAAGGAGCCGACACTTGCTAAGGAGCAACGTCAAAAGCTTGAACAGCAGTTAGAGGATTTATTTGACGAATGGATTGCAGGAGGAACAGAGCATGCATAA
- a CDS encoding peptidylprolyl isomerase, with protein sequence MFARYKGFSIVFAFLAVAFVLTGCGAAKDSGQSEGNTAKKTEENVDYSSKVKENPIVTITMNNDEKIVIELEPSTAPNTVANFISLVKKGFYDGLIFHRVVPDFMIQGGDPSGNGTGGPDYSIEGEFSSNGFKNDLKHERGVISMARSQDLNSAGSQFFIMVKDTSQLDGQYAAFGKVIEGMETVDAIAAAERDDEKPLKDQQMKKVEVDTKGFDYPAPKVLK encoded by the coding sequence ATGTTCGCGCGTTATAAAGGATTTTCTATTGTCTTTGCTTTTCTGGCAGTAGCATTTGTTTTGACAGGTTGTGGAGCCGCTAAAGACAGTGGGCAATCGGAAGGAAATACGGCAAAGAAAACGGAAGAAAATGTGGATTATTCATCAAAAGTAAAGGAAAATCCAATTGTAACGATTACGATGAACAATGATGAAAAAATCGTAATCGAATTAGAGCCTTCTACAGCGCCGAATACGGTAGCTAATTTTATTTCCTTAGTTAAAAAAGGTTTTTATGATGGTCTTATTTTCCATCGAGTTGTCCCTGATTTTATGATTCAAGGTGGAGATCCTTCAGGTAATGGTACGGGTGGTCCAGACTATTCGATAGAAGGTGAGTTTTCATCAAATGGTTTTAAAAATGATTTAAAGCATGAACGTGGTGTCATTTCAATGGCTCGTTCGCAGGATCTGAATTCTGCGGGATCTCAATTTTTCATTATGGTAAAGGATACATCGCAGCTTGATGGCCAATATGCTGCCTTTGGAAAAGTGATTGAGGGGATGGAGACAGTAGATGCTATCGCTGCTGCTGAACGAGATGATGAAAAGCCATTAAAAGATCAGCAAATGAAAAAGGTAGAAGTAGATACAAAGGGCTTTGATTATCCAGCCCCAAAGGTACTAAAATAA
- a CDS encoding MFS transporter has translation MDYIQRGTKAFNKANWALFLAGFITFANLYVSQPLLPTFAEEFHVSPAVASLSLSVTTFALSISMIVVGSLSEAWGRKSLMTISIFAASILTLALAFSPNFETILVLRVIQGVVFAGLPAIAMAYLGEEMDPSSLGIAMGLYISGNSVGGLSGRVIIGTLTDLYNWQVGMIVLGVISLMISVLFIWMLPNSKHFTARPLQIKSLTASLLQHLKDPSMLCLFGISFVLMGSFVTLYNYIGFKLMAPPYNLSATIVGWIFVIYLVGTFSSAWFGSLADRYGRQKMLLLSIAIMFTGAILTLNGLLSLKILGITIFTFGFFAAHSIASGWVSKRATHDKAQASSLYLFFYYFGSSVGGTVGGIFWMHYGWGGVIGMIAVFLVVASLLSFLTYFSRCPNTR, from the coding sequence ATGGATTATATTCAAAGAGGGACTAAGGCCTTTAATAAAGCTAATTGGGCTTTATTTTTAGCCGGCTTTATTACCTTCGCCAACTTATATGTTTCACAGCCATTACTACCAACATTTGCGGAGGAATTTCATGTATCACCAGCAGTTGCGAGTTTATCGCTTTCTGTGACAACCTTTGCGCTTTCCATCAGTATGATTGTTGTTGGCTCATTATCAGAGGCATGGGGAAGGAAATCTTTGATGACGATTTCTATTTTTGCAGCATCTATCCTGACGCTTGCACTAGCCTTTTCGCCTAATTTTGAAACGATTTTAGTATTGCGTGTTATACAGGGCGTTGTCTTTGCAGGCTTGCCAGCAATTGCGATGGCTTATTTAGGAGAGGAAATGGATCCATCTAGTTTAGGTATTGCTATGGGCTTATACATAAGTGGTAACTCGGTAGGAGGGCTTAGTGGACGAGTGATCATAGGGACATTAACGGACCTTTACAATTGGCAGGTGGGGATGATTGTACTTGGTGTCATCAGTCTTATGATTAGCGTGTTATTTATCTGGATGCTTCCTAACTCCAAGCATTTTACAGCACGTCCATTGCAGATTAAATCATTAACGGCATCTCTTTTGCAGCATTTAAAGGACCCATCCATGCTTTGTCTTTTTGGTATTAGCTTTGTATTAATGGGAAGCTTTGTGACTCTTTATAATTACATTGGCTTTAAATTGATGGCGCCACCTTATAATTTAAGTGCTACGATTGTTGGCTGGATTTTTGTCATTTACTTAGTAGGGACATTTAGCTCTGCTTGGTTCGGTAGTCTAGCTGATCGATATGGCCGTCAAAAGATGTTGTTATTGTCTATTGCGATTATGTTTACAGGGGCGATTCTTACATTAAACGGGCTGCTTAGTTTGAAGATTTTAGGAATTACAATCTTTACATTTGGCTTCTTTGCGGCGCACTCGATTGCCAGTGGCTGGGTAAGTAAACGAGCCACTCATGATAAAGCACAGGCTTCTTCTCTCTATTTATTTTTCTATTATTTTGGTTCAAGTGTTGGAGGAACAGTAGGAGGGATCTTCTGGATGCATTACGGCTGGGGAGGGGTTATTGGTATGATTGCTGTATTTTTAGTCGTGGCAAGCTTACTATCATTTTTAACTTACTTCAGCAGGTGTCCAAACACCCGCTGA
- a CDS encoding GNAT family N-acetyltransferase has product MHKIEHIMQLDIDYIKSFSEMETCNEGVLFYNKEMPTYYDANHAHIWKKIAEPDMFLKEIKNFYQSKSLIPRLYLYNVEENQLCIEALEIQGFQYESFTDDVQLWNGEYAQLSHNPAIQIERVTDANMEEALAVEMSIATFGEPELIKKAFKQTYHSPHFTYYLLRLDGKACCTANIFISGNQGRVESVATIESYRGRGLIGYILQHIQQESVKQGLEYLWILPINEQVAKVYDKANFKSVGTMKSIHAFTEGKSIHQIRQDS; this is encoded by the coding sequence ATGCATAAAATAGAGCACATCATGCAGCTAGATATTGATTATATTAAAAGTTTTAGTGAGATGGAAACTTGTAATGAAGGAGTATTATTTTACAATAAGGAAATGCCAACATATTACGACGCCAATCATGCACACATTTGGAAGAAGATTGCCGAGCCAGATATGTTTTTAAAGGAAATCAAGAATTTCTATCAATCAAAATCTCTTATTCCAAGATTGTATTTATACAATGTGGAGGAAAATCAGTTATGTATAGAAGCATTAGAAATCCAAGGCTTTCAATATGAAAGTTTTACTGATGATGTACAGCTTTGGAATGGCGAATACGCACAACTATCACATAATCCAGCCATACAAATTGAACGTGTAACAGATGCCAATATGGAGGAAGCATTAGCCGTAGAAATGAGTATTGCTACATTTGGGGAGCCTGAATTAATTAAAAAAGCCTTTAAGCAAACATATCATTCTCCGCATTTTACGTATTATTTATTAAGATTAGATGGAAAAGCTTGCTGTACTGCTAATATTTTCATCTCAGGAAATCAAGGGAGAGTCGAGAGTGTAGCGACAATCGAAAGCTATCGAGGACGAGGATTGATTGGATATATTTTGCAGCATATTCAGCAAGAGTCGGTAAAGCAGGGATTAGAGTATCTCTGGATTTTGCCAATAAATGAACAGGTTGCAAAGGTTTATGATAAGGCAAATTTCAAATCAGTAGGCACAATGAAATCAATTCATGCCTTTACTGAAGGAAAAAGCATTCATCAAATACGACAAGATTCCTAA
- a CDS encoding IS256 family transposase, whose amino-acid sequence MTQFNITLNMDFLKESVMDSDMEAIVKSTVVLILNEFMEKERDDYVQAKAYERIDARKGQRNGYYERDLTLTIGRVTLRVPRTRDGEFSTTLFEKYSRMDQALVLSLMEMVVQGVSTRKVTHIVEQLCGQKVSKSFVSSLMEKLDPVIEKWSNRSLADIQCPYLFVDAMYIKVRENGRVLSKAVYIATTLSMRQRREIIGYQVSDVESYEAWKQFFQSLKERGLGRPKLVISDAHEGLKKAIQTEFQGTAWQRCTVHFKRNLIQSLPKKDTEEFRAGIKRIFQSLTEAEARERYEELEEKFEGQGKYEKALAILENGFEDAIQYLQYPPKMHVLIHSTNALERLNQEVRRRERVIRIFPNNRSATRLIGAILMDKDEEYALQRGITVE is encoded by the coding sequence ATGACTCAATTTAATATTACTCTAAACATGGACTTTTTAAAAGAATCGGTTATGGACTCGGATATGGAAGCCATTGTGAAGTCGACAGTGGTGTTAATTCTTAATGAATTTATGGAAAAAGAGAGAGATGATTATGTACAGGCGAAGGCGTATGAACGAATTGATGCGCGCAAAGGACAGCGAAATGGCTATTATGAGCGTGATTTAACCTTAACGATTGGGCGGGTCACATTACGTGTACCACGCACACGCGATGGTGAATTTAGTACAACCCTGTTCGAAAAATATAGCCGAATGGATCAGGCACTGGTGTTGTCATTAATGGAGATGGTGGTGCAGGGCGTTTCTACGCGGAAAGTCACACATATTGTGGAACAGCTGTGCGGACAGAAAGTTTCAAAATCATTTGTCTCTTCACTAATGGAGAAACTAGATCCCGTCATAGAAAAATGGTCAAACCGTTCACTAGCAGACATTCAATGTCCTTATCTATTTGTGGATGCCATGTATATTAAGGTGCGTGAAAATGGACGTGTCCTCTCAAAAGCCGTCTATATCGCAACGACCCTTTCAATGCGACAACGACGTGAAATCATCGGTTATCAGGTGTCAGATGTTGAAAGCTATGAAGCCTGGAAACAATTTTTTCAATCTCTGAAAGAACGAGGACTAGGTCGACCAAAATTAGTCATTTCAGATGCGCATGAAGGATTAAAGAAAGCCATACAAACTGAATTTCAAGGAACAGCATGGCAGCGTTGTACCGTTCACTTTAAACGAAATCTCATTCAGTCTTTACCGAAAAAAGATACAGAGGAATTTCGAGCAGGAATCAAACGGATTTTTCAGTCTTTAACGGAAGCAGAAGCACGTGAAAGATACGAGGAATTAGAAGAGAAATTCGAAGGCCAAGGAAAGTATGAGAAGGCACTAGCCATTCTTGAAAATGGTTTTGAAGATGCGATTCAATATCTACAGTATCCCCCAAAAATGCATGTATTGATTCATAGTACAAATGCATTAGAACGCTTAAATCAAGAGGTACGACGCCGTGAACGAGTGATTCGAATTTTCCCGAATAATCGCTCCGCCACACGTTTAATCGGCGCGATCTTAATGGATAAAGACGAGGAGTATGCGCTCCAACGCGGAATAACAGTTGAATAG
- a CDS encoding RAxF-45 family protein, with amino-acid sequence MNKNATKTCVKVDTAMYFARVITFDFANNGIGLSIFKQNQISNVAN; translated from the coding sequence ATGAATAAAAACGCTACGAAAACATGTGTAAAAGTGGATACAGCTATGTATTTTGCACGTGTAATTACTTTCGATTTTGCGAACAACGGGATAGGTCTGTCCATTTTTAAGCAAAATCAAATATCAAACGTAGCGAATTAA